In the Populus trichocarpa isolate Nisqually-1 chromosome 1, P.trichocarpa_v4.1, whole genome shotgun sequence genome, one interval contains:
- the LOC7478520 gene encoding phytochromobilin:ferredoxin oxidoreductase, chloroplastic isoform X1 — protein MDLCSSLLASCLSSSLIKPQFLTSSLITNSIIPNCTSKKCKSRHVLKASAGPFSYQKFIHFALDETKRRTLLVPSPLQEKYSSMTAMDGTTELQMLSFQAPKMRLLRSLSIENEAIQILDFAVFSRPEFDVPIFCANFFTTATMNIIVLDLNPLHNVIDQRNYKEKYFKRLIPLGLRYSELFPWGGKLTSESLKFFSPIVIWTKFPPSQDRYECLYSAFKEYYKAWLELIAQAPEEIDASYIKCNREAQHKYLTWRAEKDPGHGILKRLIGERHAQDLVRDFLFNGLDELGSKGFLDYFPEYRCEDGSVNEKRSILGKSFENRPWDARGEFIGDDIKI, from the exons ATGGACTTGTGTTCTTCTTTACTAGCCTCTTGCTTATCTTCTTCACTAATAAAACCTCAGTTTCTAACCAGCAGCTTAATCACTAACAGCATCATCCCTAATTGCACAAGCAAGAAGTGTAAATCTCGTCATGTCTTGAAAGCCTCTGCAGGTCCCTTTTCTTACCAGAAGTTCATTCATTTCGCCCTCGACGAAACCAAACGGCGAACCCTTTTGGTCCCTTCTCCTCTCcag GAGAAATATAGTTCCATGACTGCAATGGATGGAACAACAGAACTTCAAATGCTTTCATTCCAAGCCCCCAAGATGAGACTCCTACGTAGTTTGAGCATTGAAAATGAAGCAATCCAG ATTTTGGATTTTGCTGTTTTTTCCAGACCTGAATTTGATGTACCCATATTTTGTGCCAACTTTTTCACCACTGCTACCATGAACATCATTGTGTT GGACCTCAACCCCTTGCACAATGTCATTGACCAAAGAAACTACAAGGAAAAGTACTTTAAGAGATTAATTCCTTTAGGTCTCAGGTATAGCGAG CTTTTTCCTTGGGGAGGAAAGCTCACAAGCGAGTCCTTGAAGTTTTTCTCGCCGATCGTGATATGGACCAAGTTTCCTCCGAGTCAGGATAGATATGAATGTTTATATTCTGCTTTCAAAGAGTACTACAAG GCATGGCTTGAATTGATTGCCCAAGCACCAGAGGAGATAGATGCATCTTATATTAAATGCAATCGTGAAGCGCAGCATAAGTATCTAACATGGAGAGCAGAAAAG GATCCCGGCCATGGAATTCTTAAAAGGTTGATTGGAGAAAGGCATGCACAG GACTTGGTTAGAGACTTCCTCTTCAATGGACTTGATGAACTAGGAAGTAAAGGGTTTTTGGATTACTTTCCAGAATATCGCTGTGAAGATGGGTCTGTAAATGAGAAGCGCAGCATCCTTGGAAAGTCTTTTGAAAATCGTCCTTGGGATGCAAGAGGAGAATTCATCGgtgatgatattaaaatctAG
- the LOC7478520 gene encoding phytochromobilin:ferredoxin oxidoreductase, chloroplastic isoform X2 translates to MTAMDGTTELQMLSFQAPKMRLLRSLSIENEAIQILDFAVFSRPEFDVPIFCANFFTTATMNIIVLDLNPLHNVIDQRNYKEKYFKRLIPLGLRYSELFPWGGKLTSESLKFFSPIVIWTKFPPSQDRYECLYSAFKEYYKAWLELIAQAPEEIDASYIKCNREAQHKYLTWRAEKDPGHGILKRLIGERHAQDLVRDFLFNGLDELGSKGFLDYFPEYRCEDGSVNEKRSILGKSFENRPWDARGEFIGDDIKI, encoded by the exons ATGACTGCAATGGATGGAACAACAGAACTTCAAATGCTTTCATTCCAAGCCCCCAAGATGAGACTCCTACGTAGTTTGAGCATTGAAAATGAAGCAATCCAG ATTTTGGATTTTGCTGTTTTTTCCAGACCTGAATTTGATGTACCCATATTTTGTGCCAACTTTTTCACCACTGCTACCATGAACATCATTGTGTT GGACCTCAACCCCTTGCACAATGTCATTGACCAAAGAAACTACAAGGAAAAGTACTTTAAGAGATTAATTCCTTTAGGTCTCAGGTATAGCGAG CTTTTTCCTTGGGGAGGAAAGCTCACAAGCGAGTCCTTGAAGTTTTTCTCGCCGATCGTGATATGGACCAAGTTTCCTCCGAGTCAGGATAGATATGAATGTTTATATTCTGCTTTCAAAGAGTACTACAAG GCATGGCTTGAATTGATTGCCCAAGCACCAGAGGAGATAGATGCATCTTATATTAAATGCAATCGTGAAGCGCAGCATAAGTATCTAACATGGAGAGCAGAAAAG GATCCCGGCCATGGAATTCTTAAAAGGTTGATTGGAGAAAGGCATGCACAG GACTTGGTTAGAGACTTCCTCTTCAATGGACTTGATGAACTAGGAAGTAAAGGGTTTTTGGATTACTTTCCAGAATATCGCTGTGAAGATGGGTCTGTAAATGAGAAGCGCAGCATCCTTGGAAAGTCTTTTGAAAATCGTCCTTGGGATGCAAGAGGAGAATTCATCGgtgatgatattaaaatctAG
- the LOC7467985 gene encoding sugar transport protein 14 yields MAGGAFADGATLKRAHLYEYKTTGYFIFSCLVAAMGGSLFGYDLGVSGGVTSMDDFLKKFFPQVYRRKQQHLHETDYCKYDNQILTLFTSSLYFGALIFTFAASHLTRSKGRKASIICGALSFFFGAIINAFAMNIAMLIIGRLLLGVGIGFSNQAVPLYLSEMAPAKSRGRYNQLFQLTTCLGILVANLVNYGTEKIHPWGWRLSLGSATIPAILMGVGALFLPETPNSLVEQGKLEEGRKVLEKVRGTTNVDAEFADLIDASNEAKAIKHPFRNLLTRKNRPQLIIGALGIPMFQQLTGMNSILFYAPVFFQSLGFGSGTSLYSSVITSGALVVGALTSMALVDKFGRRTFFIEASIEMFCYMVALAITLALKFGQGVTLPKAISVFLVIIICLFCFAYGRSWGPLGWLVPSELFPLETRSAGQSIVVCVNMIFTALIAQCFLVSLCHIRYGIFLIFAGLVAFMGTFIFFLLPETKQVPIEEIYLLFQNHWFWKKIVGDGTNDDGLDGEKGQPN; encoded by the exons ATGGCAGGAGGGGCGTTTGCTGATGGAGCAACCCTAAAGAGGGCTCATCTCTACGAGTATAAAACCACtggttattttatcttttcttgccTTGTTGCAGCAATGGGAGGATCCCTTTTTGGGTATGATCTTGGTGTATCCG GTGGAGTGACTTCCATGGATGATTTCTTAAAGAAATTCTTTCCACAAGTGTATAGAAGGAAGCAGCAGCATCTCCATGAGACCGATTACTGCAAATATGACAACCAGATACTTACACTATTTACATCTTCATTGTACTTTGGGGCCCTTATTTTCACATTTGCAGCATCCCACTTGACCAGAAGTAAAGGCCGGAAAGCAAGCATAATTTGTGGAGCATTAAGCTTCTTTTTTGGAGCTATTATCAATGCATTTGCAATGAATATTGCAATGCTGATAATAGGACGATTGCTTCTTGGGGTAGGCATTGGATTCAGCAACCAG GCAGTTCCCTTGTATCTGTCAGAAATGGCTCCTGCAAAATCCCGTGGCCGATATAATCAGCTGTTTCAATTAACAACCTGCCTGGGGATCCTTGTGGCAAACCTTGTAAATTACGGAACTGAAAAAATCCATCCATGGGGTTGGAGGCTATCTCTTGGTTCAGCTACAATCCCTGCAATTTTAATGGGTGTAGGTGCTCTTTTCCTTCCTGAGACCCCCAACAGCCTTGTAGAACAAGGAAAATTAGAAGAAGGCAGAAAAGTATTGGAGAAAGTTAGAGGTACAACTAACGTCGATGCTGAGTTTGCTGATCTTATTGATGCAAGTAACGAAGCAAAAGCCATAAAGCACCCTTTCAGGAATCTTCTTACACGGAAGAATCGCCCACAATTGATAATAGGCGCTTTGGGAATCCCAATGTTTCAGCAGCTCACTGGAATGAATTCTATACTCTTCTATGCTCCTGTCTTCTTCCAAAGCTTGGGTTTTGGGTCAGGAACTTCTCTTTATTCATCTGTCATTACTAGTGGTGCACTTGTTGTCGGCGCCCTCACGTCAATGGCATTAGTAGACAAATTTGGCAGAAGAACTTTCTTTATTGAAGCTAGTATTGAAATGTTCTGCTACATG GTGGCTTTGGCTATAACTTTGGCCCTGAAGTTTGGACAAGGAGTAACTCTCCCGAAAGCAATCAGCGTATTCCTAGTCATTATCATTTGCTTGTTTTGCTTTGCTTATGGAAGGTCTTGGGGTCCTCTAGGGTGGTTAGTTCCAAGCGAGCTCTTTCCACTGGAGACAAGGTCAGCTGGCCAAAGCATTGTTGTCTGTGTCAACATGATCTTTACAGCTTTGATAGCACAATGCTTTCTCGTGTCTCTCTGCCATATTCGTTATgggatttttttgatatttgctGGCTTGGTCGCTTTCATGGGCaccttcatcttctttctccttCCAGAAACAAAGCAAGTTCCAATAGAGGAGATATATCTTCTCTTCCAAAACCATTGGTTCTGGAAGAAAATAGTAGGGGATGGCACTAATGATGATGGATTGGATGGAGAGAAGGGACAACCAAATTAG
- the LOC7478519 gene encoding sanguinarine reductase: MASNLSFTAITDFPLTLGKFPNHPQRIHPFPLLPLNTSSEYGSFKCFASSRRRMTSPLVAHAVKEEVIDQSPNSEATLGSETTPPSSSKLVLVVGGSGGVGQLVVAALLNRNIKSRLLMRDPEKAVALFGKQDEEKMQVYKGDTRNPEDLDPSLFEGVTHVICCTGTTAFPSRRWDGDNTPERTDWEGVRNLVSALPSTLKRIVLVSSVGVTKFNELPWSIMNLFGVLKYKKMGEDFVLKSGLPFTIIRPARLTDGPYTSYDLNTLLKATAGKRRAVVIGQGDKLVGEVSRIVVAEACIQALDIEFTEGEIYEINSVEGEGPGCDPRKWKELFKNPQSQ, translated from the exons ATGGCTTCCAACCTCTCCTTCACCGCCATCACTGACTTTCCACTTACACTTGGAAAATTCCCAAACCACCCTCAAAGAATCCATCCATTTCCTCTTCTACCTCTCAATACCTCTTCCGAGTATGGCTCTTTTAAGTGCTTTGCTAGCTCTAGAAGAAGGATGACATCACCATTAGTTGCTCATGCGGTGAAAGAAGAAGTGATTGATCAGTCACCAAATTCAGAGGCTACCCTTGGCTCTGAAACCACCCCTCCTTCTTCCTCCAAGCTTGTTCTCGTCGTTGGTGGCTCTGGTGGTGTTG GGCAGCTTGTAGTGGCAGCATTGCTAAACCGGAATATTAAATCACGTTTGTTAATGCGAGATCCGGAGAAAGCAGTAGCACTGTTTGGCAAGCAAGATGAGGAGAAAATGCAG GTATATAAAGGAGACACTCGGAACCCAGAGGATCTAGATCCATCTTTGTTTGAG GGAGTCACACATGTGATCTGCTGCACTGGGACAACAGCTTTTCCTTCAAGGCGATGGGATGGAGATAATACACCAGAAAGAACAG ATTGGGAGGGTGTCAGGAATCTTGTTTCTGCATTGCCCTCAACACTTAAAAGAATTGTTCTTGTTTCATCAGTTGGTGTAACCAAATTCAACGAACTACCATGGAG CATTATGAATCTTTTTGGCGTTCTCAAGTATAAGAAAATGGGGGAAGATTTTGTTCTCAAATCTGGTCTTCCATTTACTATAATCAG ACCTGCTAGATTAACAGATGGGCCTTACACATCATATGATCTAAATACCTTGCTCAAAGCTACTGCTGGGAAAAGGCGTGCAGTTGTCATTGGTCAAG GAGATAAGCTTGTTGGAGAAGTTAGCAGAATTGTGGTAGCTGAAGCTTGCATTCAGGCATTGGACATAGAATTTACCGAAGGTGAAATTTATGAAATCAACTCAGTTGAG GGAGAAGGTCCTGGATGTGATCCGCGAAAGTGGAAAGAGCTATTCAAAAATCCTCAATCACAATGA
- the LOC7467984 gene encoding pseudouridine-5'-phosphate glycosidase isoform X2, whose translation MESSSSALSRLSNLHRHLHPPQSNSKIQEGLLKLSPEVAEALSSGHPVVALESTIISHGMPYPKNLKTAKEVEAIVRENGAVPATVAILDGVPCIGELERLATLGTKAQKTARRDIAHVVANRGNGATTVSATMFFASMVGIHVFVTGGIGGVHRHGEQTMDISSDLTELGRTPVAVISAGVKSILDIPRTLEYLETQGVCVAAYKTNEFPAFFTERSGCKVHCRVDTPDDCARLIDANLKLKLGSGILIAVPIPKEHSASGGLIESSIQIALREARDKNITGNAETPFLLAKVNELTGGASLASNIALVKNNALVGAKIAVALAQLKEHSNRGDAE comes from the exons atggagtctTCGTCATCAGCTCTGTCAAGATTATCGAATTTACATAGGCACCTTCACCCTCCACAATCAAACTCCAAG ATTCAAGAAGGGTTGCTGAAGCTATCTCCAGAGGTTGCTGAAGCTCTTTCATCTGGGCATCCTGTTGTTGCTTTAGAATCCACTATTATTTCTCACG GTATGCCTTATcctaaaaacttgaaaacagCGAAGGAGGTGGAGGCAATTGTGAGGGAGAATGGAGCAGTTCCTGCCACCGTTGCCATTTTGGATGGTGTACCCTGCATAG GAGAGCTAGAGAGACTTGCTACTCTTGGAACTAAAGCACAAAAGACTGCTCGGAGAGACATTGCACATGTT gtGGCTAACAGAGGGAATGGTGCTACTACTGTTTCCGCAACCATGTTTTTTGCTTCCATG GTTGGTATCCATGTTTTCGTAACTGGGGGAATTGGGGGAGTACATAGACATGGTGAACAAA CAATGGATATATCTTCTGATCTTACAGAGCTTGGCAGGACTCCAGTTGCAGTAATCTCTGCTGGAGTAAAATCTATATTAGATATTCCCAGAACCCTAGAATATTTG gaGACTCAGGGCGTTTGTGTTGCTGCTTATAAGACCAATGAGTTTCCGGCATTTTTCACAGAGAGAAGTGGCTGCAAG GTACATTGTCGTGTTGACACCCCAGATGACTGTGCTCGGCTAATAG ATGCGAACTTGAAACTTAAGCTTGGATCTGGAATTCTAATTGCAGTTCCAATCCCCAAGGAACACTCAGCTTCTGGAGGCTTAATCGAGTCTTCTATACAAATTGCCCTTAGAGAAGCTAG GGACAAGAATATAACTGGCAATGCTGAAACTCCATTCTTGCTTGCAAAAGTGAACGAACTCACTGGAGGAGCCTCACTGGCATCTA ACATTGCACTTGTGAAGAATAATGCACTTGTTGGTGCTAAGATTGCAGTAGCCCTTGCTCAGCTAAAAGAACATTCTAATAGAG GAGATGCTGAGTGA
- the LOC7467984 gene encoding pseudouridine-5'-phosphate glycosidase isoform X1, with product MESSSSALSRLSNLHRHLHPPQSNSKIQEGLLKLSPEVAEALSSGHPVVALESTIISHGMPYPKNLKTAKEVEAIVRENGAVPATVAILDGVPCIGLSTGELERLATLGTKAQKTARRDIAHVVANRGNGATTVSATMFFASMVGIHVFVTGGIGGVHRHGEQTMDISSDLTELGRTPVAVISAGVKSILDIPRTLEYLETQGVCVAAYKTNEFPAFFTERSGCKVHCRVDTPDDCARLIDANLKLKLGSGILIAVPIPKEHSASGGLIESSIQIALREARDKNITGNAETPFLLAKVNELTGGASLASNIALVKNNALVGAKIAVALAQLKEHSNRGDAE from the exons atggagtctTCGTCATCAGCTCTGTCAAGATTATCGAATTTACATAGGCACCTTCACCCTCCACAATCAAACTCCAAG ATTCAAGAAGGGTTGCTGAAGCTATCTCCAGAGGTTGCTGAAGCTCTTTCATCTGGGCATCCTGTTGTTGCTTTAGAATCCACTATTATTTCTCACG GTATGCCTTATcctaaaaacttgaaaacagCGAAGGAGGTGGAGGCAATTGTGAGGGAGAATGGAGCAGTTCCTGCCACCGTTGCCATTTTGGATGGTGTACCCTGCATAG GTTTGAGTACAGGAGAGCTAGAGAGACTTGCTACTCTTGGAACTAAAGCACAAAAGACTGCTCGGAGAGACATTGCACATGTT gtGGCTAACAGAGGGAATGGTGCTACTACTGTTTCCGCAACCATGTTTTTTGCTTCCATG GTTGGTATCCATGTTTTCGTAACTGGGGGAATTGGGGGAGTACATAGACATGGTGAACAAA CAATGGATATATCTTCTGATCTTACAGAGCTTGGCAGGACTCCAGTTGCAGTAATCTCTGCTGGAGTAAAATCTATATTAGATATTCCCAGAACCCTAGAATATTTG gaGACTCAGGGCGTTTGTGTTGCTGCTTATAAGACCAATGAGTTTCCGGCATTTTTCACAGAGAGAAGTGGCTGCAAG GTACATTGTCGTGTTGACACCCCAGATGACTGTGCTCGGCTAATAG ATGCGAACTTGAAACTTAAGCTTGGATCTGGAATTCTAATTGCAGTTCCAATCCCCAAGGAACACTCAGCTTCTGGAGGCTTAATCGAGTCTTCTATACAAATTGCCCTTAGAGAAGCTAG GGACAAGAATATAACTGGCAATGCTGAAACTCCATTCTTGCTTGCAAAAGTGAACGAACTCACTGGAGGAGCCTCACTGGCATCTA ACATTGCACTTGTGAAGAATAATGCACTTGTTGGTGCTAAGATTGCAGTAGCCCTTGCTCAGCTAAAAGAACATTCTAATAGAG GAGATGCTGAGTGA
- the LOC7478518 gene encoding protein GAST1 has product MGKSSIAIFLCSLLVLVLLGQNQALKTPISASQTQRQGNHAMYGATQGSLRPQECAPRCTTRCSATAYKKPCLFFCQKCCAKCLCVPPGTYGNKQSCPCYNNWKTKRGGPKCP; this is encoded by the exons ATGGGCAAATCAAGCATTGCCATTTTTTTATGCTCTCTGCTGGTGCTTGTTCTGCTAGGACAAAACCAG GCTCTTAAAACACCAATCTCAGCTTCACAGACACAACGACAGGGCAACCATGCAATG TATGGGGCCACTCAAGGCAGTCTTCGTCCTCAGG AATGTGCACCAAGGTGCACCACCAGGTGCTCAGCCACAGCATACAAGAAGCCATGCTTGTTCTTCTGCCAAAAGTGCTGTGCAAAGTGCTTGTGTGTGCCTCCCGGCACGTATGGGAACAAACAGTCTTGCCCTTGCTACAACAACTGGAAGACCAAGAGAGGAGGGCCCAAATGCCCTTGA
- the LOC18095062 gene encoding nuclear cap-binding protein subunit 1 isoform X2 encodes MVETTQDNFQQVPEEIESVMVGIEAYLSIKRHNSDTGLSFFEDKSGSDVVEKDFLEDLWGRIQVLCGNGWKVDSVPRPHLLFEAQLVAGKTC; translated from the exons ATGGTGGAGACAACTCAAGATAATTTTCAG CAAGTTCCTGAAGAGATTGAGAGTGTCATGGTTGGTATAGAAGCATATTTGAGCATCAAAAGGCATAATTCTGACACCGGTTTGTCTTTTTTTGAAGATAAATCTGGGAGTGATGTTGTCGAGAAG GATTTCTTGGAAGATTTATGGGGTCGGATTCAAGTACTATGTGGCAATGGATGGAAAGTTGACAGTG TACCCAGACCTCATCTCTTGTTTGAAGCTCAGCTGGTTGCTGGGAAGACTTGTTAG
- the LOC18095062 gene encoding nuclear cap-binding protein subunit 1 isoform X1: MVETTQDNFQQVPEEIESVMVGIEAYLSIKRHNSDTGLSFFEDKSGSDVVEKDFLEDLWGRIQVLCGNGWKVDSDRKFDSKWMTVRFMFSHQLMNWSNS, from the exons ATGGTGGAGACAACTCAAGATAATTTTCAG CAAGTTCCTGAAGAGATTGAGAGTGTCATGGTTGGTATAGAAGCATATTTGAGCATCAAAAGGCATAATTCTGACACCGGTTTGTCTTTTTTTGAAGATAAATCTGGGAGTGATGTTGTCGAGAAG GATTTCTTGGAAGATTTATGGGGTCGGATTCAAGTACTATGTGGCAATGGATGGAAAGTTGACAGTG ACAGAAAATTTGATTCAAAATGGATGACTGTCAGGTTCATGTTCTCACACCAGTTAATGAATTGGAGTAATTCCTAA
- the LOC18095062 gene encoding uncharacterized protein LOC18095062 isoform X3, with amino-acid sequence MVETTQDNFQINLGVMLSRRISWKIYGVGFKYYVAMDGKLTVYPDLISCLKLSWLLGRLVSLGPLTLQSNLSRFQKFPGYFMVNRSTMQS; translated from the exons ATGGTGGAGACAACTCAAGATAATTTTCAG ATAAATCTGGGAGTGATGTTGTCGAGAAG GATTTCTTGGAAGATTTATGGGGTCGGATTCAAGTACTATGTGGCAATGGATGGAAAGTTGACAGTG TACCCAGACCTCATCTCTTGTTTGAAGCTCAGCTGGTTGCTGGGAAGACTTGTTAGTTTGGGCCCATTAACACTCCAGAGCAACCTGAGCCGCTTTCAGAAGTTTCCGGGGTACTTTATGGTAAACAGAAGCACAATGCAGAGTTAA